In a single window of the Larimichthys crocea isolate SSNF chromosome XVII, L_crocea_2.0, whole genome shotgun sequence genome:
- the LOC104933630 gene encoding LOW QUALITY PROTEIN: voltage-dependent T-type calcium channel subunit alpha-1I (The sequence of the model RefSeq protein was modified relative to this genomic sequence to represent the inferred CDS: deleted 1 base in 1 codon; substituted 1 base at 1 genomic stop codon): MVHNPNPVPRDDEYLPYPALAPVVFFGIKQTTRPRNWCLKVACSLWLEYVSKLMALLSCAIVCMYKPYEEPSNLLKILEPLTFSFFMVEMLLKMLALGVFGYQGSYLSNNWNKFDVFINTVNAVDYVLAFLGINWQISKSLEPMRLIGRISSMRALMKVLLDMMPMLINVFILYFFIINVFAVVGVQLWAGKLRNRCFLGEDIIGKYNVSMSPFYEPEDSERYPFICSLGKHGMRRCSGVPPSRDNGKLCSVAAPDNASAASHSFRMVGDVSTEECINWHMYYNVCRTGNHNPHRGAVNFDNIGYAWMTIFQVVMLEGWTEIMFYVMDAHSFWSFVILIPVTIMGSFVMMNVCAVVIVNQFTESAQRDTGQRGAGAASIAWLCYMLTSSLRVISSIYNSRRHNTVQPQDSMEGSLMVHIWAPFKRKLKYIVDSKLFTQGIMFAIFFSVVSMAIEHHGQSKELTQMLQVTNIVFIIIFIVEMAMKLLVLSGAYFWDPNNVFDFVIVISSVWEVIAKADSRLSILRVFRLLRFVRLVKFLPHLKRQLLVLKRTIQEAAVLCGLLLVGILVFSVLGMQLFGNKFSFQTKNGVTVADRKNFDSILWSMVTVFQVLTMEDWNLVLYNAMSATSPWAALYFVGLIVLEKHILLNILMGIVVESFQEKCTSSPLSSCTNLAHLSPSDNNEENDPMRPDCSPSGHSSTEMNTEEETGTNEIVRVQELILEIFEPDTESAPLVQRAXRLTLYILSPQNRLRVCCQRFISHVMFDRVILFFILLNCVTIAMERPGISPESGERWIIDISCYVFSTIFPIEMLIKVLAHGLVFGKETYCRSPWNAVDGLLVVLSVVDTIVSLTSSGKNNKLGILKVLRLLRTLRPLRVIKRAPKLKLAVEALIASIKPIGNIVLICCAFFLFYGILGVQLFKGKFFYCAGQDTRNITSKSECLSADYQWVRKTYHFDNLPQALLSLFVMFSKDSWVNIMYDGLDAVEVDKQPVQNHNEWMLLFFISFMIISFVLLDMFIGVMVDTFRQCQQEQKIKDEWLREEEDQTQVECGEPVQPYYTHYSHMRQLIYDLCVSDFLEYFMTAIVCISVLMMAFEHYNQPEYIEKLVEYFFYVFTAILLMEILLKLVAFGVLRFFKMRWNLLDVGVALISIISIVVDKTKAHVIPINPSILRVCRVLRLAQVLKAKRLRLLLRTIIKTLSHVENICLLFMFFFFIYAVLAVELFGRLSCSDHNPCHGLHRYANFRHFGMALLTLYQVCTGDNWSGIMRDTLRLCRPGDDGCLSYLHWASPIWFTSFVVMGQFMLVNLVVATIMQALEESNENKAINLPPQEGEAEHDTVRSLQDSESDTEEGS, from the exons ATGGTTCATAACCCAAACCCTGTCCCCAGGGATGACGAGTATTTGCCCTACCCAGCCTTGGCCCCCGTGGTTTTCTTTGGcataaaacaaaccacaagaCCCCGTAACTGGTGTCTGAAAGTTGCCTGCAGCTT ATGGTTGGAATATGTATCCAAACTGATGGCGCTGCTCAGCTGTGCcattgtgtgcatgtacaaGCCCTATGAGGAGCCCTCAAACCTACTTAAG ATCTTGGAGCCTCTGACATTCAGCTTCTTCATGGTGGAGATGCTCTTGAAGATGCTGGCCCTGGGAGTCTTTGGCTATCAAGGAAGTTACCTAAGCAACAACTGGAACAAGTTTGACGTCTTCATCAACACTGTGAA TGCAGTAGATTATGTTCTGGCTTTCCTCGGCATCAACTGGCAGATCTCTAAATCGCTGGAGCCAATGCGTCTGATTGGCAGAATATCGA GTATGCGAGCCTTGATGAAAGTCCTCCTAGACATGATGCCTATGCTcataaatgttttcatcctCTACTTCTTCATCATCAACGTCTTTGCCGTCGTGGGAGTCCAGCTGTGGGCAGGGAAGCTGCGCAATCGCTGCTTCCTGGGAGAGGACATTATCGG GAAGTACAATGTGTCCATGAGTCCATTCTACGAGCCCGAGGACAGTGAAAGATACCCCTTCATCTGTTCACTTGGCAAGCACGGGATGCGGCGCTGCAGTGGTGTACCGCCTTCCAGAGACAATGGCAAACTCTGCTCAGTGGCTGCTCCTGACAATGCTTCAGCTGCAAGTCACTCCTTCAGGATGGTCGGTGATGTCAGTACTGAAGAATGTATTAACTGGCACATGTACTACAATGTCTGTCGCACCGGGAATCACAACCCTCACAGGGGAGCCGTCAACTTCGACAACATCGGCTACGCCTGGATGACCATATTccag GTTGTCATGCTGGAGGGATGGACAGagattatgttttatgtcatgGACGCACATTCCTTTTGGAGTTTTGTCATTCTCATACCTGTCACCATT ATGGGCTCCTTCGTCATGATGAACGTGTGTGCAGTCGTCATCGTCAACCAGTTCACGGAGAGCGCACAGAGGGATACGGGACAGCGGGGTGCTGGTGCTGCGTCCATCGCATGGCTCTGTTACATGTTGACCTCCTCTCTGCGGGTCATCTCCTCTATATACAACAG TAGGCGACATAACACGGTGCAGCCTCAGGACAGCATGGAGGGTTCCTTAATG GTTCACATCTGGGCGCCGTTCAAGAGAAAACTGAAGTACATCGTGGACAGTAAGCTGTTCACCCAAGGGATCATGTTTGCCATTTTCTTCAGCGTGGTCTCCATGGCCATAGAGCACCACGGGCAG TCTAAGGAGCTGACACAGATGCTACAGGTCACTAAcatcgtcttcatcatcatatttatcGTGGAGATGGCCATGAAGCTGCTGGTTCTCTCAGGAGCGTACTTCTGGGACCCAAACAATGTCTTTGACTTTGTTATCGTCATCAGCAG TGTGTGGGAGGTGATCGCTAAAGCCGACAGCAGGTTGTCCATTCTGCGTGTGTTTCGTCTGCTGCGGTTCGTGAGGCTGGTTAAATTCCTCCCTCACCTGAAGAGACAGCTGCTCGTGCTGAAGAGGACCATACAGGAGGCCGCCGTGCTCTGTGGGCTGCTGCTCGTTGGCATACTGGTTTTTAG TGTGCTGGGTATGCAGCTGTTCGGGAATAAATTCAGCTTCCAGACAAAGAATGGAGTCACCGTCGCTGATCGAAAAAACTTTGACAGCATACTCTGGTCCATGGTCACTGTGTTCCAG GTTTTGACTATGGAGGACTGGAATCTGGTGCTATACAACGCCATGTCCGCCACCTCACCCTGGGCTGCTCTCTACTTTGTCGGGCTCATTGTGTTGGAAAAACATATTCTTCTCAATATACTCATGGGCATAGTGGTTGAGAGCTTCCAGGAAAAG TGCACCagctcccctctctcttcctgcacCAATCTGGCTCACTTGAGCCCTTCAGACAACAATGAGGAGAAT GACCCCATGAGACCGGACTGCTCCCCCTCCGGTCATAGCTCCACTGAGAtgaacacagaggaagagacaggcACCAATGAG ATCGTCAGAGTGCAAGAGTTAATATTGG AGATTTTTGAACCGGATACAGAGAGTGCTCCGCTGGTGCAAAGAGCATGAAGACTA ACACTGTACATACTGTCTCCACAGAACAG GCTGCGTGTCTGTTGCCAACGTTTTATCTCTCACGTGATGTTTGACCGCGTCATTCTGTTCTTCATTCTCCTCAATTGTGTCACCATTGCTATGGAGAGACCTGGAATATCCCCTGAAAGTGGG GAGCGATGGATCATTGATATATCCTGTTACGTGTTCTCCACCATCTTCCCTATAGAGATGCTTATCAAG GTCCTGGCTCACGGTTTGGTGTTTGGCAAGGAGACCTACTGCCGCTCTCCCTGGAATGCTGTGGATGGTCTGCTGGTGGTTCTGTCTGTAGTCGACACCATTGTCTCTCTGACCAGCAGCGGCAAGAATAATAAGCTGGGAATCCTCAAAGTTTTGCGCCTGCTGCGCACACTTCGCCCACTGAG GGTTATCAAGCGAGCACCGAAACTGAAGTTGGCCGTGGAAGCTCTGATCGCCTCAATTAAACCCATCGGGAACATCGTTCTCATCTGCTGTGCCTTCTTCTTGTTCTATGGCATCCTCGGTGtgcag CTGTTCAAAGGGAAGTTCTTCTACTGTGCGGGTCAGGACACAAGAAACATCACCAGCAAGTCTGAGTGCCTGTCAGCCGACTATCAATGGGTCCGAAAGACGTACCACTTCGACAACCTGCCTCAG GCTCTGTTGTCCTTGTTTGTAATGTTCTCTAAGGACAGCTGGGTGAACATCATGTACGATGGACTGGATGCTGTTGAAGTAGACAAACAG cCCGTGCAGAACCACAATGAGTGGATGCTCCTTTTTTTCATCTCCTTCATGATCATAAGCTTTGTTCTGCTCGACATGTTCATCGGCGTGATGGTGGACACCTTCCGTCAGTGTCAGCAGGAGCAGAAAATCAAAGACGAGTGGttacgagaagaagaagaccaaacGCAGGTGGAGTGCGGCG agccTGTGCAGCCGTATTACACACACTACTCTCACATGCGTCAGTTAATCTATGATCTGTGTGTCAGCGACTTCCTGGAGTACTTCATGACAGCCATAGTTTGCATCAGTGTGTTGATGATGGCTTTCGAACACTATAATCAACCTGAg tatatAGAGAAACTTGTAGAGTATTTCTTCTATGTGTTCACCGCCATCCTGTTAATGGAGATCCTGCTGAAGCTCGTGGCATTTGGCGTCCTGAGGTTCTTTAAAATGAG gtggaATCTTCTGGACGTTGGTGTCGCCTTGATTTCCATCATCAGCATTGTCGTGGACAAGACAAAAGCACATGTAATTCCCATTAAtcccagcatcctgagagtcTGCAGAGTACTCCGACTAGCAcaag tgCTGAAGGCCAAAAGGCTCAGACTTCTGCTGAGAACCATCATCAAGACGTTATCACAT GTTGAAAACATTTGTCTGCtcttcatgttcttcttcttcatctacGCTGTGCTGGCA